TGCAAGGTGCTGGCTCCATTCCAAGATGCTGGCTCCATTCCATagcacacttgtacacacacacacacacacacacacacacacacaccaaacaaaaaaacccaaaatcaaaaattaaaaaaaaaaacacacaataaaacaacaacaacaacaaaaacccagtaaaaaataaatcaagacaAAACCACACCGAGACAgagtggcacatgcatttaatcccagcactcaggattaAAGACAGAgtggtacatgcatttaatcccagcactcaggattaAAGAAATATAGGGAAAACTCGCACTGCTTCCACAGCAAGGCTAAGGATCTAAAAGGTAAGCCTTTGCATGTGAGGCCTCAGTTCAACAATCCTGAAATTCCAAGCAtcgaaaagttaaaaataaaaatgaagccgggtgtcgtggcacacgcctttaatcccagcactcgggaggcagaggcaggcggatttctgagttcgaggccagcctggtctacaaagtgagttccaggacagccaagactacacagagaaaccctgtcttgaaaaaccaaaaaaaaaaaaaaaaatgaaacctatACATGTAATTTGGCTTTCTGTTCACTTTTTCTACCCCAACGCAGCACAGACTGTAAGAGCTCCTGTGGTCTCCCTGACCTGTATGTCTCTAATAGGCTAACACCGTGCCCAAAGTTTTCCAAACACAGCACTCGAGGTTCTATACGCCCACATATGATGCTCTGCATCTTAGACACTGCCTTCTCTTCAGGTCCTTAGCCACCAGAATCTAACCAGTTTAACTTTACTGAGGATGTGAGGTTGTTAGATAGACACAACCTTTATTCTCTTTAGATGGCCTCTTCCTTTATGACTAGATTCTCAGCATCACCAACTCTAGACATATAATATGGTAAAGCCATTTGCTTGTATGTCTTCCCTTCTGTTAAAGGGTGGAGACTATACTACATCCTGTGCAGTTTCCCTTGTGATAATCCATGATTAATGAACTCACAGCCTCCTTTACCGTCAGGCAGGGCTGTCTATACGAGGTCCTCACAACACCAGCTTTCCTCACACCTCAGCTCCACGCCAATCTGGTTGTGGTCcagggtttatctgtgttttGCCAGGTAGGGATAATTAGTCTAGGGTTACTTCATGCTCTTACATATTCTGCCCAGCTGGGGTAAGGGACAGATGTGCCTCTGACAGCCCTGCTCATGAACTGCCAGTATCCAATGGCTTTTCCCTGGCATCTTCCTTGAGCTGTCCTGTTTCTAACAGGGAAAAGGGGTAACTAAGTGATTCACCACTCTGGATCCAGCCAGAACTTTACCATCCTATTTCTAAGCAAGTTTGGGCCATTCACATActattttcttaaattcatttataaaatggcCTACTAAACCTTAATCAAAGCTGTTGTAAACTTAGTCGTAGTTAAGGACCTAGAAAGAGGTTTGCCGCTCTGGGTAGTTACTAGGACATGCCGATGGCTTCCTGGAGTGACTGCTCCTTCTACACGTGACCGAAGGCTGCAGCCTTCCAGGGACTCAGTCCCACCCTCTGCTTTACTGTTGTCTCCTCCACACAGTAGCAGTTCCTCCAGGGTAGACGCTTTGCTTCCCTGTTTGCTGGAAGCCACCACACCCACAAATGTATGTGCCAAATAAATTatgtgaaaagaaaaagcaagattttaaaataagtatagaAAAATTGCCCTATAGTATTTCTAGCCCTGTATTTTATCactcaatataataaaaacataagaaaatttattaaaatttgaagGCAAAAATCATAATTTCAAAAGGTTAGACCTATGTCAGGTTAGGTGTGCTGACGAATGGACACGTTCCTGAAGTTCAAAATCAGATCCAAGAGTATCACTTTCAGAATGTTCTAGAAGGTTGGGTTTACTTTTGATAGTCTTAGATGAGACAGTcactattctgttttctttcttgataGAAATGCATTTTTTCAAAGATTCACTTTTAATTGGCTCATTAAGCAGAGACCTTCTATCCCCAGGTCCTTTGCTTTCAGAGTTCCCAGGAGGGTCAGCATCGGACAGCAGGTCCTTCCTGGGGTGTCTCTCAGCAGACGGCCTTCTGGAGGGCTCACTTGCCGTGCTCCCCTTCTCTGAAGAAGACCTGCTGTGTTTAGACAACACCTCCTCTTCTCTttgactcctgcctccaggaatgCCACCTGCTAAAGGAGAGCCTGTTTTAGCAATGAATCCTGCTGCAGATCCCTCCTGCTGCTCCAGGCCTACAACTCCCAGATGGTCTCTAGACGCTCCCACTGCCTCTTGTGCAGAAGCCGGATCCTGGACGGTGTTCAGAGGTAAAGGAATCAGAGCATCGCTGGTAATCTTCTGAAACTACAAGGAAAACAACAAAGCTTTGAGAACAAAGTGAGCCACTACAGAGGTGAAAACCTCACTGtagaactgtgattttttttttcttgtttacttttattatttttagttagggaggtgtcttagtcagggtttctattcctgcacaaacatcatgaccaagaagcaagttggggaggaaagggtttattcggcttacacttccatactgctgttcatcaccaaggaagtcaggactggaactcaagcaggtcaggaagcaggagctgatgcagacagaggccatggagggatgttcattactggcttgcctctcctggcttgctcagcctgctttcttatagaaccaagactaccagccctgagatggtcccacccacaggggcctttcccccttgatcactaattgagaaaatgccttacagttggatctcatggaggcatttcctcaaccgaagctcctttctctttgataactccagctgtgtcaagttgacacaaaactagccagtacaattgaccccttgtcaacttgacacacaaaaacatcactagcaagcctcaacccttacaatcttatccatccccaagatctaaataactttaaaagtcccacagtctttacatattcttaaaatttcaatctctttaaaatatccatctcttttaaaattcaaagtctttttacaattaaaagtctcaactgtgggctccactaaaacagtttcttccttcaagagggaaaatatcagggcacagtcacaatcaaaagcaaaagtcaatctccaaccgtccaatgtctgggatccaactcacgatcttctgggctcctccaagggcttgggtcacttctccagccaggccctttgtagcacacgcgtcatcctctaggctccagatacctgtactccactgctgctgctgctcttggtggtcatctcatggtactggcatctccaaaacgctgcatgaccccttcagtcctgggccttcaattgcaactgaggctgcaccttcaccaatggccttccatggcctctcacagtgccgagcctcagctgctttgcgtgaccccttcatgccttcaaaaccagtaccacctggatgacccttacatattaccaagtcccgctgcagcaggagtacaaccttggccatctctggaacacagcctctttgtgctttcagaaaacacttcccagaagatgtcacctcaatgatgctggtctcttcttaatcaccgctaatttcttagctccagctaaccagcatcaatagtcccagtaatgcaaagtttttgctttggtagttctggtatcttgttaatcacagctgattcttcagccccagctaaccagaaccacagaatcttcacaatcaaaacagcaatggcctgaaaagagtctttaattttccctctgaaatttcacaaaccagacctccatcttctgcagtgttctcaacattatcttccaagctcctacacaacatccgacagagctcttaacaacaaatggatcttcaagcccaaagttccaaaatccttccacagtcctccccaaaacatggtcagcttgtcacaggaataccccactctgctggtaccaatttgtcttagtcagggtttctattcctgcacaaacatcatgaccaagaagcaagttggggaggaaagggtttattcggcttacacttccatactgctgttcatcaccaaggaagtcaggactggaactcaagcaggtcaggaagcaggagctgatgcagacagaggccatggagggatgttcattactggcttgcctctcctggcttgctcagcctgctttcttatagaaccaagactaccagccctgagatggtcccacccacaggggcctttcccccttgatcactaattgagaaaatgccttacagttggatctcatggaggcatttcctcaaccgaagctcctttctctttgataactccagctgtgtcaagttgacacaaaactagccagtacaggaggggtgtgtgtgtgtgtgtgtgtgtgtgtgtgtgtgtgtgtgagatgtgtacaTGActgtagaggctagaagaggcataggatcccatggagctatagttacaggtggttgcgaGCCACCCAACATGGGAGCTAGGGACTCTATTCAATCCTTTACAAGAGCTATAGCTCTCTCAACAgtcaggccatctctccagccttggaacTGTGATCTTACTAAGTCAGTTCACCACTCAGAGGATTCTATAGTCATACATTTTCTAAATTATACGATGCCATGTGATTGGCaactcaaaattatatatatgcccAAAGTTAGCTGtatatttttagcattttttGTTCTCTATAATTAGCTTCAAttttccacattaaaaaaaacaaaactatttctaAGCTATTTCTAAGAAACCTAATTCCTAGCCTCTCTGTGTATGTGAAGTATCCAAGGTGTGGCATGACTGAGCTCTCAAGCCAGCAGCTCCTCAGACAAGTCTTAGACTGGCTGCTGGGTCTTGGTGGGGCAGAAGAAAAAATAttcgggtggggggggggagagagggttCCTGTGCCAGCCAACCTCCTCCATCCACAAGTGGAGGCTGTAAGCATGCTAGTCTGTCCAGATTACTGGTCTCAAGCGTTCTCTGCACTAGTACTTGGACCTTCATTAGTGTCCCTTCATTGTAAGCTGACTGCATACAATAGCAGTTTACAAAAATTTAATTTCTGATtatctctttactctttctttcCTCACTGAAGATTGCTTATTTCAAGtataaattatcaaaaaaaaaaaaaaaaaaaaaagaacttccttttttttttttttctttttttgtaggtaaggtctcactatgtagttttgactggtctggaattcactatgcagaccaggttagcctcaagctcagagagacctgcctgtccctgcctcccaggcACTGGGATCAAGGTTTGCATCATCATGTCTAGCCCCATTTTCTTACTGACAACGATGCTGCTTCTGGAAACAGGTACAAACTTAGCTCTTCTAGAGATAGACCACCATTCCTTTCTCCGACTTGGGGAGCTCCTTGCTCAGGGCTTGAACCAAGGTCTGAGAGGCCCACTCACTCGGATATCCTGCATTTGTCCGGTGGCAGTCTGTTTCGGATGCAGAGTTTCATCTTCAAGTGCCTTCTGTTCTTGTATAGGTGTATTAACCGTGGAATTCATCTGCGGACGACCTAACAGGTGGAAATCTGACTGATCTATGCCAGCCATAGTGGCAAGCTGTCCAAGCCTGCggacaggagggaggaggaaaagacaCTCACTTGGGGACAACTTAAGTTCACCCACGCCTACAAGCATGAAATAGGTATATACATGAACACCAAGAtctaaaactcatttttttttttcttttggtttttcgagacagggtttctctgtgtagccctggctgtcctggaactcactttgtagaccaggatggccttaaactcagaaatccgcctgcctctgcctcccgagtgctgagattaaaggcgtgcaccatcaccaccGGGCTCAAGATCTAAAACTCTTAGAAGCCGACGCCTACTTCGGAACTAGCCCCTTCCTAACTGCCACCTTTCCACCCTGCTCTGAGAGCTATGGACCACATCATCCCATCCTCTTAGCACCCAGCTCCCCTCAGGGATACATTACACATCACCTAACTTTCCATAGCAGCCATCACAGTTTCCTTTTAAATACTATTCTAACAGCTTCAACCTCTGCCATCTCCATACATCTGACCTCTCTCCTCAGCTTCCCTCCTAGCCACTACTCACTCACCTCAAACCCTGCCTCATCAACCTCATTCAGCTCTCTCTTagcatctttttttctttgaatttgagaCTCATGTAGCCTAAGCAAGACTCAAAATCTTTATGTAGCTAaggggtgactttgaactcctgctcCTTCTTCTACCTCTCACGTGCCATGctacaggagtgtgccaccatgcccgactgGCATCTTCTTCTGACACTGTGGTTCTTAGGCGAGAACCCTGACCTACCCCTGTGTCTCCAGCACCTGTGGGCATCAACTACATCCTGAAGCCTAGGGGTCAGAAGAATTTAACTCAAAACTTATTTAATAAGCAAGATGAATAAAAGGTACGAAATCTCCtgtatattcttaaatattttcaataaaatgatctttaacttttaactttagtcttttttaaaaacatgttaagGGATAGATTTATAGCAGACAAAACTGTGTACAATTCACATGCCCAGTGGCACTAACTGATCTTTACCAAGACCACCAAGCACTCTTTATGCTACCTTTTATGATGAGCTTTCTAACAAGGCAGGTTTACcactctgcatttcttttaaaaggaATTCTCCACTGAAAAGCAAATCAAACATACTGTTGATAATCACGATAAATGTCTTGTGGAAGCTAAAAAATGTCGAGCTCCTCGGCAAGCTACAATTAAAGCCACTGAAGAATGCCCCCCCTCCAGATATACCCAGCGTCTTTAAGGAGGTCCAAAAAAGCGTGAAACTTCTGAAAAGAATTCTCGATGCTGCCCAAGACTCCTTCATCGTCCAGGATCATGTTTGTCAAGGACTGTGCATGAAGGGCTTCAGACAGGGAGAAATTTATATTTCTTAGCTGGGCATTTTCATGTTCCAGCTACAAAAGAAAGTAGAGAATGCACGGTGTGATTTCTTCACAATCATCTAAAGAAAAGTTTTCAGTACCTaaactaaaacatttaaaaatctaagtaacttattacatttttaaaccATTTACTTAACTAATCTAATTTTCAATCAATGAAGACATTAACCATAACACATAATGATCTTCActggagacacagtgaaatttcCTATATAACAAGTAGATGAAAATACAGTTATTGTTTTACTGATGACTTTTCCAAAGAACACATCCCTGACTGCTTAAATTCACAATGGACCATTGTGCAGCAGAGATTTAACCACCTAAGGTTCATTTAATATTAGAAAACACTCTGATTTAAGCAAAATCATAACCCTACTATACATAATCTACTAAGGATCGATGCCCACATGCCAACTTTTTAAaaccatatatgtatgtatatgtgttcacacacaggcatgtgccacagcatgcgtgtggaagtcagttctctccttctatcatgtcTGGCTAGCGAGCCGACTCAGGTGgctgggcttggcagcaagtcccTCACCATGCAGGCCCTGGAGTATATTGTGCTTATGTTAAAGCCTTGATGTTCAGTGCCCACTCTCAACGTTGTCTATTCTCTGTagcttcttgctctcttctcaGGCAACACATGAACCCAACCCTGGCATTTCCCAGAAAGGCAAGGTTTACATAACATACATTTGTCTTATGTCTTCCAGTGCTCGATACTTGTTATAATATATACACTTTGAGCACTCTTCTTTACAGTTACTGTGTAGTTATGTGAAAAAGCATACTGTAAAACTTGTCAGTGCTCACAGTATAGACTTCTAGCTCCCGTGGCATTCTTAGCCGCTTGCCATTACCTTAGACTTCTGGCCAGGCGTAGTCCTCTAGACTTAGCCATCTGAGCACTGGCTGACAGCCATGCACCACAAGGCCCATCCTCTTAGGCTTTCTAGAGTATCTGCTTTCCTAACTCACTGTGAAAAGACAGCCTCGCCACCACTTACATTACACACACAGTAGAAGCCTAAGAAACACACTTCAAACATGGTGGTCAAAAGCCAGGGGGAGGGGCAAGctatttcttacattttttaCAATACACTTTTTCGAACATGTCCAATGacactaaatgaatgaatgaaaggttAAAATGCTCAACTCAGTGCACAATACACTATGCCTTATCACTTCCAGGTATTTTAAAGTCTCTAAGTACAGAACACGAGAGCAAGCCTCCCTACCTCACTGACGCGCTTGTCGGCCTTGAGGCGGATCACTCTCTCCTCCTTCAGCTGCCTTAGGCACTCCTCCAGCTTCTCCTAGTAAGAAGAAACGGAGGAAATGTGGCAACCACGCTGCACTCTGGTCCCGCCACTCTCCCAGCTACACAGACCACTAAGAACTGAGGGGCAGAGCCAGA
This genomic stretch from Mus musculus strain C57BL/6J chromosome 19, GRCm38.p6 C57BL/6J harbors:
- the Cep78 gene encoding centrosomal protein of 78 kDa isoform X4 — translated: MAKILKYQTMRRHEETWAESLRYRRPDLDCMAGLRRITLNCNTLIGDQGASAFADSLSEDLWLRALDLQQCGLTSEGAKALLEALETNRTLVVLDIRKNPLIDHSMMKAVIKKVLQNGRSADSEYQWVTSPSSKEPSKTAKQRKKTIVLGSSRKGKATIRIGLATKKPSSNGRKQGLGKDCYAPNPLPPGASGFLPWRTAERAKRSRSSSLIKTRDLSNHLKKSDFPVTVTVESPSSSETDETEDSSESVQEAPQKTSIKEETLQEKLEECLRQLKEERVIRLKADKRVSELEHENAQLRNINFSLSEALHAQSLTNMILDDEGVLGSIENSFQKFHAFLDLLKDAGLGQLATMAGIDQSDFHLLGRPQMNSTVNTPIQEQKALEDETLHPKQTATGQMQDIRFQKITSDALIPLPLNTVQDPASAQEAVGASRDHLGVVGLEQQEGSAAGFIAKTGSPLAGGIPGGRSQREEEVLSKHSRSSSEKGSTASEPSRRPSAERHPRKDLLSDADPPGNSESKGPGDRRSLLNEPIKSESLKKCISIKKENRIVTVSSKTIKSKPNLLEHSESDTLGSDFELQERVHSSAHLT